Proteins found in one Drosophila innubila isolate TH190305 chromosome X, UK_Dinn_1.0, whole genome shotgun sequence genomic segment:
- the LOC117793359 gene encoding protein TIS11 isoform X1, which translates to MSATIVQKSTATANIVGNSHYFECSDIFQAVVSDLQQQQQPEHILMDANMEQQQQQQSDKDQQQLLQQQQQQHQQQQQQQHHHRLHSALTRTISQPTQRQVNQLTQQQQQQQQQAPNASLVTIIEDLNSMNLHRKLERTQSEPLPPQQPMNTSRYKTELCRPYEEAGECKYGEKCQFAHGYHELRNLQRHPKYKTEYCRTFHSVGFCPYGPRCHFVHNADEARAQQQQQQQQQQQQQQQQQQQQQQQQQQAAQGKTFQKPTQLTSNNNTGNNSNNNTNNNNNNISQYFLPLSPPLSMSTGSDRESPTGSLSLSPTNSLTNFPFHDAAAFMNMPNSNNCNNNSNSNNNNNNGCSSASSTSSACGLTPATPPDSPNAPISPVHTPPPTATATTAAATATTAATSGVAATLFDNNNAVKHMLQKSMSTPMQHQHQHQLQQHLVLQQHQQQLLQHEEAPRLPVFNRLSSAVEIYHSNLGL; encoded by the exons GTTGTCAGTgatctgcagcagcagcagcaaccggaGCACATCCTGATGGACGCCAACatggagcaacaacaacaacagcaaagcgACAAGGATCAACAACAGttactgcagcaacaacaacaacaacaccagcagcagcaacagcaacaacatcatcatcgctTGCATAGCGCTCTCACTCGCACAATTTCACAGCCAACACAGCGTCAGGTGAATCAATtgactcaacaacaacaacaacagcagcaacaggcgcCAAATGCATCCCTGGTTACCATCATTGAGGATCTGAACAGCATGAATCTGCATCGCAAACTGGAGCGCACGCAGTCGGAGCCGCTGCCGCCGCAGCAGCCAATGAATACATCGCG CTACAAGACGGAGCTGTGTCGTCCCTACGAGGAGGCTGGCGAGTGTAAATACGGTGAAAAGTGTCAATTTGCGCACGGTTATCACGAGTTGCGCAACTTGCAGCGTCATCCCAAGTATAAAACCGAATATTGTCGCACTTTTCACAGTGTTGGCTTTTGTCCCTATGGGCCACGTTGTCACTTTGTGCACAATGCGGACGAGGCACGtgcgcagcaacaacaacaacaacaacaacaacaacaacaacaacaacaacaacaacagcagcaacaacaacaacaacaacaggcagctCAGGGCAAAACGTTCCAGAAGCCAACGCAGctaacaagcaacaacaacactggaaacaacagcaacaacaatacaaacaacaacaacaacaacattagtCAATACTTTTTACCGTTGAGTCCGCCGCTGAGCATGAGCACCGGTTCTGATCGGGAATCCCCCACCGGTTCCCTGTCTCTCTCCCCCACAAATTCGCTCACAAATTTCCCATTCCACGATGCGGCTGCATTTATGAATAtgcccaacagcaacaattgcaacaacaatagcaacagcaacaacaacaacaacaatggctgcTCTTCAGCTTCGTCAACATCTTCGGCTTGTGGCCTGAcgcctgccacgccccccgaTAGCCCAAATGCGCCCATTTCACCGGTGCACACGCCaccgccaacagcaacagcaacaacagcagcagcaacagcaacaactgccgCAACATCTGGTGTTGCAGCAACATtgtttgacaacaacaatgctgtgAAACACATGTTGCAGAAGAGCATGAGCACACCaatgcaacatcaacatcaacatcagctgcagcaacatctcgtgttgcagcagcatcagcaacagttgctgcaacaTGAGGAGGCGCCACGTTTGCCCGTGTTTAATCGCTTAAGCTCCGCTGTGGAGATTTATCACTCCAATCTGGGACTCTAG
- the LOC117793359 gene encoding protein TIS11 isoform X3: MRLSCLLISAKNFDIKQQQQQQQQQQVQQQQQQQQAAQGKTFQKPTQLTSNNNTGNNSNNNTNNNNNNISQYFLPLSPPLSMSTGSDRESPTGSLSLSPTNSLTNFPFHDAAAFMNMPNSNNCNNNSNSNNNNNNGCSSASSTSSACGLTPATPPDSPNAPISPVHTPPPTATATTAAATATTAATSGVAATLFDNNNAVKHMLQKSMSTPMQHQHQHQLQQHLVLQQHQQQLLQHEEAPRLPVFNRLSSAVEIYHSNLGL; encoded by the exons ATGCGCTTAAGCTGTTTGCTGATAAGCGCTAAGAACTTTGATataaagcagcagcaacaacaacaacaacaacaacaagtg cagcaacaacaacaacaacaacaggcagctCAGGGCAAAACGTTCCAGAAGCCAACGCAGctaacaagcaacaacaacactggaaacaacagcaacaacaatacaaacaacaacaacaacaacattagtCAATACTTTTTACCGTTGAGTCCGCCGCTGAGCATGAGCACCGGTTCTGATCGGGAATCCCCCACCGGTTCCCTGTCTCTCTCCCCCACAAATTCGCTCACAAATTTCCCATTCCACGATGCGGCTGCATTTATGAATAtgcccaacagcaacaattgcaacaacaatagcaacagcaacaacaacaacaacaatggctgcTCTTCAGCTTCGTCAACATCTTCGGCTTGTGGCCTGAcgcctgccacgccccccgaTAGCCCAAATGCGCCCATTTCACCGGTGCACACGCCaccgccaacagcaacagcaacaacagcagcagcaacagcaacaactgccgCAACATCTGGTGTTGCAGCAACATtgtttgacaacaacaatgctgtgAAACACATGTTGCAGAAGAGCATGAGCACACCaatgcaacatcaacatcaacatcagctgcagcaacatctcgtgttgcagcagcatcagcaacagttgctgcaacaTGAGGAGGCGCCACGTTTGCCCGTGTTTAATCGCTTAAGCTCCGCTGTGGAGATTTATCACTCCAATCTGGGACTCTAG
- the LOC117793358 gene encoding integrin alpha-PS1 isoform X2 — protein sequence MMLHLNKSITSDRKESIDRELWCYPTPRVRLPSPIPLSTFSSQKHTRHARKNHSHRPLTPLLIAGGVLCMIAPIICFNLEQRQPLIKYGHPNSYFGYSLATHTIGEYNWPNNTKCLLVGAPLDQNRQPNTNESGALYRCPISTNFDDCEQVITDGRRYYDTDDLIPPSSDEIKEGQWMGVTVRSQGLGGKVLVCAHRYVTIVRENRYGQGLCYVLTNDLKFDEVYEPCKGRSVQRQHEDYGFCQVGTSGALLDDNTMVLGTPGPFTWRGAIFVTEIGGEYLERDKNMYYSDHSDAHSPVEKYSYLGMAVTGGRYFGERMSYAAGAPRSNGHGQVVIFDKANTSPIPVSMTIDGEQFGSSFGYELTTADINGDQKPDLIVAAPFYFSKTEGGAVYIYQNDKDMLPKRFTLKLTGALESRFGLALANIGDLNKDTCEDLAIGAPYEGDGVVYVYLGSRNGLNEKPAQRIQASELGRNLPQPIRNFGISIAGSTDLDGNSYVDMVVGAPPAAVVLLARPIINIQTSYRSNETRNIDPSRVGCRMDVSTNLTCFTFEACCSIDPHDQLSKQLNLLYTVEAETFEHHKKFSRVFFDRDNKRSNVISRLVRVRTDGGIECQMVTGYIKANTRDIQTPIRFRLDYKLEEPELADSPLTRLNPILDQTQAYIEFEGTFQKDCGDDDLCESDLRLHAEPNLTPEDGEYAFILGNKTELEVTVNVSNLADSAYEAQVFIVHQKSVSYIATKKPTNATCNSFNTTLVACSLGNPMLRGTTTLVTIRFDPNSLEPEETEMKFHIFANTTSKLVGQQPPDQQLALKVVRRAEMTLRGWVNPEQSFYSGSSKLQDSPMELDHVGSPLVHTYSIYNEGPSSAPKVLLVIYLPLMLESGQGLELASAAKDQYLQYLEEKPFIETGQGECTVAPEYVNPLKLASKTSANLRSASYLSAPASMMKWPTHRQQQQQQQQQQLQRNKTQSWSQQKSVQDQDYNNANRLRRRRNTLERIVRPERFMDGRESNVKGKKQQIVELNCDKLTAHCIKIQCEFYAMPAKTEAQVVLKVRLWNSTLVAEYPRVDLVRIMSTAHVKIPADFGVEQLENNDKIVVETRAYPELLDQQRESYTPMWVYVLAVLGGLILLALFTYAMWKCGFFKRRRPMDPTLSGNLEKMNEEKPFLAAKSTNNVF from the exons TTTACTGGTAGGCGCACCATTGGATCAAAATAGACAGCCGAATACAAATGAATCGGGAGCTTTATATAGATGTCCCATATCGACGAACTTTGACGATTGTGAACAGGTCATTACCGATGGTCGACGAT ACTACGATACAGATGATCTAATACCGCCATCTAGCGACGAGATTAAAGAGGGACAATGGATGGGCGTTACGGTGCGTTCTCAAGGATTGGGCGGCAAG GTTCTCGTCTGTGCACATCGATATGTGACAATTGTGCGGGAGAATCGTTATGGACAAGGTCTCTGCTATGTGCTGACCAACGATCTAAAGTTCGATGAGGTCTACGAACCTTGCAAAGGACGCTCCGTACAAAG GCAACACGAGGATTATGGTTTCTGTCAGGTGGGCACCTCGGGCGCCCTGCTGGATGACAATACCATGGTCCTGGGCACTCCGGGACCCTTCACCTGGCGTGGCGCCATCTTTGTAACGGAAATTGGCGGCGAGTATTTGGAGCGGGATAAGAATATGTACTACAGTGATCACTCGGATGCACATTCGCCTGTGGAGAAGTACAGTTATCTTGGCATGGCCGTTACCGGAGGTCGCTACTTTGGCGAGAGGATGTCGTATGCCGCTGGTGCTCCACGTTCCAATGGCCATGGTCAGGTGGTGATCTTTGACAAGGCCAATACGAGCCCGATTCCCGTCAGCATGACCATTGATGGTGAACAATTTGGCTCGAGTTTTGGCTACGAACTGACAACGGCGGACATTAATGGGGATCAGAAACCGGATCTAATTGTTGCCGCTCCCTTCTACTTCTCCAAGACGGAGGGCGGTGCGGTGTACATCTATCAGAATGACAAGGACATGTTGCCCAAGCGTTTCACATTGAAATTGACCGGAGCGCTGGAGAGTCGCTTCGGTTTGGCGCTCGCCAACATTGGGGATCTGAACAAGGACACGTGCGAGGATCTGGCGATTGGAGCACCCTACGAGGGCGATGGCGTTGTCTATGTGTATCTCGGCTCCCGGAACGGTCTCAACGAGAAACCCGCACAGCGCATTCAGGCCTCGGAGCTGGGCAGAAATCTGCCACAGCCCATTAGGAACTTTGGCATCTCGATAGCTGGTAGTACGGATTTGGATGGCAACTCGTATGTGGATATGGTGGTGGGTGCACCACCAGCTGCTGTGGTGCTACTCGCACGTCCCATCATCAATATACAGACCAGCTATAGGAGCAATGAGACACGTAACATTGACCCCAGTAGGGTGGGGTGTCGCATGGATGTGTCCACAAATCTCACATGCTTCACCTTTGAGGCATGCTGCAGCATCGATCCGCACGATCAGCTGAGCAAGCAGCTCAATCTGCTGTACACCGTCGAAGCGGAGACCTTTGAGCATCACAAGAAATTCTCCCGTGTCTTCTTCGATCGCGATAATAAGCGGAGCAATGTGATCAGTCGGTTGGTTCGTGTGCGAACCGACGGAGGCATCGAGTGTCAAATGGTGACGGGTTATATCAAGGCCAACACTCGGGACATTCAGACACCCATACGTTTTCGACTCGACTATAAGCTGGAGGAACCGGAACTGGCCGACTCACCGCTCACCCGTCTCAATCCCATTCTGGATCAGACTCAGGCCTATATCGAGTTCGAGGGCACATTCCAGAAGGATTGCGGCGATGATGATCTATGCGAGAGCGATCTGAGACTTCATGCCGAACCCAATCTTACGCCTGAGG ATGGAGAATACGCCTTCATTTTGGGCAACAAAACGGAACTAGAAGTCACGGTGAACGTGAGCAATCTCGCGGATTCGGCATACGAGGCCCAAGTGTTTATAGTGCATCAGAAGAGCGTCTCCTACATAGCGACCAAGAAACCG aCAAATGCGACTTGCAACAGCTTCAACACGACGCTGGTGGCATGCAGCCTGGGCAACCCGATGCTGCGTGGCACCACAACATTGGTGACCATACGCTTCGATCCCAACAGCCTGGAACCGGAGGAGACGGAAATGAAGTTCCACATCTTTGCGAACACGACATCCAAATTGGTGGGTCAACAGCCGCCGGATCAGCAGCTGGCCTTGAAGGTGGTGCGGCGTGCGGAGATGACGCTACGTGGTTGGGTTAATCCCGAGCAGAGCTTCTACAGTGGCTCATCCAAGCTGCAGGATTCACCCATGGAACTGGATCATGTGGGATCACCGCTGGTGCATACGTACTCCATTTACAATGAGGGTCCCTCGTCGGCACCCAAGGTGCTGCTGGTCATCTATCTGCCGCTGATGCTGGAGAGCGGTCAGGGATTGGAGCTGGCGAGTGCGGCCAAGGATCAGTATCTGCAGTATCTGGAGGAGAAGCCGTTTATCGAAACCGGACAGGGTGAATGCACGGTGGCACCCGAGTATGTGAATCCCCTCAAGCTCGCGTCCAAGACGTCAGCGAATCTGCGTAGTGCCTCCTATCTAAGTGCTCCCGCCTCCATGATGAAATGGCCCACACAtcgtcagcagcaacagcagcaacagcaacagcaactgcaacgcaACAAAACCCAGAGCTGGAGTCAACAGAAATCTGTACAGGATCAGGATTACAACAATGCGAATCGCTTGCGGCGACGTCGCAACACCTTGGAACGCATTGTGCGACCGGAACGCTTCATGGACGGACGTGAATCGAATGTCAAGggcaaaaagcaacaaattgtcGAACTCAATTGCGACAAACTCACGGCCCACTGCATCAAGATCCAGTGTGAATTCTATGCCATGCCCGCCAAGACGGAGGCCCAAGTTGTGCTCAAGGTGCGACTCTGGAACTCCACTTTGGTGGCAGAGTATCCACGCGTCGATCTCGTTCGCATCATGTCCACGGCACATGTCAAGATTCCAGCCGACTTTGGTGTCGAACAGCTGGAGAATAATGATAAGATCGTG gTGGAAACACGCGCGTATCCGGAACTTTTGGATCAGCAACGTGAGTCGTATACGCCGATGTGGGTGTATGTGCTGGCGGTGCTGGGAGGACTCATTCTGTTGGCGCTGTTTACGTACGCGATGTGGAAGTGCGGATTCTTCAAGCGCCGACGACCGATGGATCCGACGCTGAGCGGCAATCTGGAGAAGATGAACGAGGAGAAACCCTTCCTGGCGGCAAAGAGCACGAATAATGTTTTCTAA
- the LOC117793358 gene encoding integrin alpha-PS1 isoform X1 encodes MMLHLNKSITSDRKESIDRELWCYPTPRVRLPSPIPLSTFSSQKHTRHARKNHSHRPLTPLLIAGGVLCMIAPIICFNLEQRQPLIKYGHPNSYFGYSLATHTIGEYNWPNNTKCLLVGAPLDQNRQPNTNESGALYRCPISTNFDDCEQVITDGRRSSGGAYENNYDTDDLIPPSSDEIKEGQWMGVTVRSQGLGGKVLVCAHRYVTIVRENRYGQGLCYVLTNDLKFDEVYEPCKGRSVQRQHEDYGFCQVGTSGALLDDNTMVLGTPGPFTWRGAIFVTEIGGEYLERDKNMYYSDHSDAHSPVEKYSYLGMAVTGGRYFGERMSYAAGAPRSNGHGQVVIFDKANTSPIPVSMTIDGEQFGSSFGYELTTADINGDQKPDLIVAAPFYFSKTEGGAVYIYQNDKDMLPKRFTLKLTGALESRFGLALANIGDLNKDTCEDLAIGAPYEGDGVVYVYLGSRNGLNEKPAQRIQASELGRNLPQPIRNFGISIAGSTDLDGNSYVDMVVGAPPAAVVLLARPIINIQTSYRSNETRNIDPSRVGCRMDVSTNLTCFTFEACCSIDPHDQLSKQLNLLYTVEAETFEHHKKFSRVFFDRDNKRSNVISRLVRVRTDGGIECQMVTGYIKANTRDIQTPIRFRLDYKLEEPELADSPLTRLNPILDQTQAYIEFEGTFQKDCGDDDLCESDLRLHAEPNLTPEDGEYAFILGNKTELEVTVNVSNLADSAYEAQVFIVHQKSVSYIATKKPTNATCNSFNTTLVACSLGNPMLRGTTTLVTIRFDPNSLEPEETEMKFHIFANTTSKLVGQQPPDQQLALKVVRRAEMTLRGWVNPEQSFYSGSSKLQDSPMELDHVGSPLVHTYSIYNEGPSSAPKVLLVIYLPLMLESGQGLELASAAKDQYLQYLEEKPFIETGQGECTVAPEYVNPLKLASKTSANLRSASYLSAPASMMKWPTHRQQQQQQQQQQLQRNKTQSWSQQKSVQDQDYNNANRLRRRRNTLERIVRPERFMDGRESNVKGKKQQIVELNCDKLTAHCIKIQCEFYAMPAKTEAQVVLKVRLWNSTLVAEYPRVDLVRIMSTAHVKIPADFGVEQLENNDKIVVETRAYPELLDQQRESYTPMWVYVLAVLGGLILLALFTYAMWKCGFFKRRRPMDPTLSGNLEKMNEEKPFLAAKSTNNVF; translated from the exons TTTACTGGTAGGCGCACCATTGGATCAAAATAGACAGCCGAATACAAATGAATCGGGAGCTTTATATAGATGTCCCATATCGACGAACTTTGACGATTGTGAACAGGTCATTACCGATGGTCGACGAT CATCTGGCGGAGCTTATGAAAATA ACTACGATACAGATGATCTAATACCGCCATCTAGCGACGAGATTAAAGAGGGACAATGGATGGGCGTTACGGTGCGTTCTCAAGGATTGGGCGGCAAG GTTCTCGTCTGTGCACATCGATATGTGACAATTGTGCGGGAGAATCGTTATGGACAAGGTCTCTGCTATGTGCTGACCAACGATCTAAAGTTCGATGAGGTCTACGAACCTTGCAAAGGACGCTCCGTACAAAG GCAACACGAGGATTATGGTTTCTGTCAGGTGGGCACCTCGGGCGCCCTGCTGGATGACAATACCATGGTCCTGGGCACTCCGGGACCCTTCACCTGGCGTGGCGCCATCTTTGTAACGGAAATTGGCGGCGAGTATTTGGAGCGGGATAAGAATATGTACTACAGTGATCACTCGGATGCACATTCGCCTGTGGAGAAGTACAGTTATCTTGGCATGGCCGTTACCGGAGGTCGCTACTTTGGCGAGAGGATGTCGTATGCCGCTGGTGCTCCACGTTCCAATGGCCATGGTCAGGTGGTGATCTTTGACAAGGCCAATACGAGCCCGATTCCCGTCAGCATGACCATTGATGGTGAACAATTTGGCTCGAGTTTTGGCTACGAACTGACAACGGCGGACATTAATGGGGATCAGAAACCGGATCTAATTGTTGCCGCTCCCTTCTACTTCTCCAAGACGGAGGGCGGTGCGGTGTACATCTATCAGAATGACAAGGACATGTTGCCCAAGCGTTTCACATTGAAATTGACCGGAGCGCTGGAGAGTCGCTTCGGTTTGGCGCTCGCCAACATTGGGGATCTGAACAAGGACACGTGCGAGGATCTGGCGATTGGAGCACCCTACGAGGGCGATGGCGTTGTCTATGTGTATCTCGGCTCCCGGAACGGTCTCAACGAGAAACCCGCACAGCGCATTCAGGCCTCGGAGCTGGGCAGAAATCTGCCACAGCCCATTAGGAACTTTGGCATCTCGATAGCTGGTAGTACGGATTTGGATGGCAACTCGTATGTGGATATGGTGGTGGGTGCACCACCAGCTGCTGTGGTGCTACTCGCACGTCCCATCATCAATATACAGACCAGCTATAGGAGCAATGAGACACGTAACATTGACCCCAGTAGGGTGGGGTGTCGCATGGATGTGTCCACAAATCTCACATGCTTCACCTTTGAGGCATGCTGCAGCATCGATCCGCACGATCAGCTGAGCAAGCAGCTCAATCTGCTGTACACCGTCGAAGCGGAGACCTTTGAGCATCACAAGAAATTCTCCCGTGTCTTCTTCGATCGCGATAATAAGCGGAGCAATGTGATCAGTCGGTTGGTTCGTGTGCGAACCGACGGAGGCATCGAGTGTCAAATGGTGACGGGTTATATCAAGGCCAACACTCGGGACATTCAGACACCCATACGTTTTCGACTCGACTATAAGCTGGAGGAACCGGAACTGGCCGACTCACCGCTCACCCGTCTCAATCCCATTCTGGATCAGACTCAGGCCTATATCGAGTTCGAGGGCACATTCCAGAAGGATTGCGGCGATGATGATCTATGCGAGAGCGATCTGAGACTTCATGCCGAACCCAATCTTACGCCTGAGG ATGGAGAATACGCCTTCATTTTGGGCAACAAAACGGAACTAGAAGTCACGGTGAACGTGAGCAATCTCGCGGATTCGGCATACGAGGCCCAAGTGTTTATAGTGCATCAGAAGAGCGTCTCCTACATAGCGACCAAGAAACCG aCAAATGCGACTTGCAACAGCTTCAACACGACGCTGGTGGCATGCAGCCTGGGCAACCCGATGCTGCGTGGCACCACAACATTGGTGACCATACGCTTCGATCCCAACAGCCTGGAACCGGAGGAGACGGAAATGAAGTTCCACATCTTTGCGAACACGACATCCAAATTGGTGGGTCAACAGCCGCCGGATCAGCAGCTGGCCTTGAAGGTGGTGCGGCGTGCGGAGATGACGCTACGTGGTTGGGTTAATCCCGAGCAGAGCTTCTACAGTGGCTCATCCAAGCTGCAGGATTCACCCATGGAACTGGATCATGTGGGATCACCGCTGGTGCATACGTACTCCATTTACAATGAGGGTCCCTCGTCGGCACCCAAGGTGCTGCTGGTCATCTATCTGCCGCTGATGCTGGAGAGCGGTCAGGGATTGGAGCTGGCGAGTGCGGCCAAGGATCAGTATCTGCAGTATCTGGAGGAGAAGCCGTTTATCGAAACCGGACAGGGTGAATGCACGGTGGCACCCGAGTATGTGAATCCCCTCAAGCTCGCGTCCAAGACGTCAGCGAATCTGCGTAGTGCCTCCTATCTAAGTGCTCCCGCCTCCATGATGAAATGGCCCACACAtcgtcagcagcaacagcagcaacagcaacagcaactgcaacgcaACAAAACCCAGAGCTGGAGTCAACAGAAATCTGTACAGGATCAGGATTACAACAATGCGAATCGCTTGCGGCGACGTCGCAACACCTTGGAACGCATTGTGCGACCGGAACGCTTCATGGACGGACGTGAATCGAATGTCAAGggcaaaaagcaacaaattgtcGAACTCAATTGCGACAAACTCACGGCCCACTGCATCAAGATCCAGTGTGAATTCTATGCCATGCCCGCCAAGACGGAGGCCCAAGTTGTGCTCAAGGTGCGACTCTGGAACTCCACTTTGGTGGCAGAGTATCCACGCGTCGATCTCGTTCGCATCATGTCCACGGCACATGTCAAGATTCCAGCCGACTTTGGTGTCGAACAGCTGGAGAATAATGATAAGATCGTG gTGGAAACACGCGCGTATCCGGAACTTTTGGATCAGCAACGTGAGTCGTATACGCCGATGTGGGTGTATGTGCTGGCGGTGCTGGGAGGACTCATTCTGTTGGCGCTGTTTACGTACGCGATGTGGAAGTGCGGATTCTTCAAGCGCCGACGACCGATGGATCCGACGCTGAGCGGCAATCTGGAGAAGATGAACGAGGAGAAACCCTTCCTGGCGGCAAAGAGCACGAATAATGTTTTCTAA